The genomic stretch AGTTATTTTTTTATATCTATTTTTCCCAAACATCCTCACAAAATACTCAGCGTACTCTGGTGTTTCAGCTCTACCGACCATTTTAGATGAAAAAGCATTAAGAATTACTTCTGTACCACCATCTTTTTCGTATTTTTTACGAATAACTCCAACTTCTTGGATGCCAACAAACATACAAACACCCATTCCCCTCAATAATTTTGCACCATTAGCTAATGATTTTACTCTAGGAATTGCTCCAAGCTCATCTAAAAATAGTCCTAATCTTCTTTCCCTTGATTCCGGTAAATTCAATGTTTCATTTACAAATAAATCAATTACAATTCCTGAAAAAAATCCTGAAATTTCAGGGTAAAGTTGCTTAAATGGTACGATCAAAAATAATGTTTTTTCTTCATCACCTTTCGCCCATTTTTTAATCGAAAATCCATTTACTGTTTGAGGCCAAGCACGTGCTAAAATATCGAAATTTTGTAGACTGGCTCTGATATTTTGGAATATTCCCGAACTTGTTTCTCCAACTAAGAGTTTCCCTGTTTTTGGGTCATAGCCACAATCACGGAGAGTTTGTAATCCCCCTGGATGGTATTCTTCCAAAATTCGTAAAATATTTTCGCTGCCAACTGTTTCTAGAACTTCATTCATGTTCCAATCGTATGCTTTAGTTTTTTGAAGAAATTTTATTGCTCCAAGAGCAATATCTCGTGCTGCAAGAGCAAAAAAATCACCACTTCCGCCTGTAAGAGGTATTAATTGACTTATAAACTCAATCGCTTCTAATTCTGTTGCTACATCTTCAGCAACATTCCATGAAGGAGACCTTGCATCAAATGGGGACAAAATTGTAACGCCTTCTTTTTCTCCTAAAAGTTCACAAAAATCCCCTTTGTTATCTAAAATTAGGGATCGATATTTTAATTCAAAAAACTGTAAAATTATTGGTGTTAGAAATGCAGTTTTTCCTGCTCCCATTCCACCAATAATTAATAAATTTAAAACTTCGATATGTTTGGGCAGACGAAAATTTTTAAAAAATTTATATCCAGTTGAGTTCCTAACAAGTAGTTCTGTTACAAGTCTATTTTCAGCGCTTTTGATATCTCTAATTACTTCATTTCCTTCTTCTAGCTCTCTTATAGTTCCAACTTTATTTTGCTTTGATAAATACTCAAGACCCTGCAAAATTGGAGCTAAACCAAAGGTCAAAAATGATACGGATAATTTTGACGTTAAATCATATTTTTCATATTTATTTTCTATTATTTTTGCATATTTAAAAAATTTATTGACATATCCAAACATAAATAATGATGAAATAAAAAACAAAAATATCATTATTATTTTGTAATTTGTTAAATAATGTTCTCTTAAATAAATGAAAGCCATATTATGATATGATGAAAAATTATCAAAACTTGGGAAATGATAGTTTTTCATCAAAAAATTAGACATTGAAGACATTGTTATTACAGTTGGAATTCCAATATATGCAATTAAAAAAAGAAATATTATTAAAATATTTTTTTTCTTATAGTTGTTCAATTTATAAGATGAAACTTTATAAGTTGAAAATACTAGAAAGAAAAAACATAAAATATAAATAGTAAAGAAAATATTTATCAATATATTCATAATATACTCACTTAAAGTAAATGTTTATTCAATAAATCAATGCAACTATTTTTGTAATCTGAGCTTTTCTGAAGATGCAGCAACAGAAATAGATGAATCCAAAATTTTATACTTATTTATATTATTAAAAACAGTGTTTTTAATTAACTTGAAATAAAACATAAAACAAAAAAAACATATAAAAACACCAAAATTATAATTAAAACTATAAAAATACTTACTAAAATCAATAAGTATAACTTCACTTATTTTAAATTTTTGTATTATATATATAAGAGATAAAGTAAAACTAAAAATAAATATTAGCATATAAAAAAATATTTCCATTATTTCAAGTATTGGAGAAATAAAATCTTCTAAAAAATAACAAGCCAATCTGTTAAATTTAATTATTTTACTATTCATTCACATTTACCTCGTTTTGTTTAATATGTTTTATTTACCATCTGATATTGAATTATTTCAAAATAATCAACCCAATCTTGAGTTACATTTTTAAATTTCAACCATTCTGAAATCCATTCGTTTTTATACTTCTTTATAAATTCACGAGCATTATTTATGTCTTCTTTATCTGCTACTCCGACAAATGATAATGTTAAAGAATCAAATAATATCTCAAACAATTTATTTCCTGATTCAGAACTTAAGTAATAATGTCTTTTTGGTTGTGCATTAGCTATAATATCAATTTGCTTTTCATTTAATCCAAATGATTGATAAATTTCATAGGTCATTGGATTTTTCTTAGATGCTAAATGGTTTGGTAAATATATTTTTGTTTTGCAGGACTCAAGAATTACGGAAACTATTTCTGATTTATAAATTTCACTAACACTCTGTGTTGCAAATATTACTGCACAATTTTGTCTCCTTAATTCTCTGAGCCATTTTTCAATTTTTTTAGAAAAAACTTCATGCTTAAAGTAAGTCCATGCCTCATCTAATATTAATAACGTTGGGGAACCGTCCAAACTTTTTTCAATTTTTCTGAACATATAAGTCAATGCAGGAATTAATATTTGTTCGCCTTTATCCATGAGATCATTCATCTCAAAAACACAGAAACGAGATTCAGTAATAAAATCTTCGCTTCCATCAAACATATGACCATATCTATTAACATCAACATATGGTTCTAATGCTTGTTTAACCGCATAATTTTGTACTTGACTAACAAATTTACTAAGTTTTCTTTCAGATGATTTAGTTGTTTCTTTAGACATTAATGTCAATACATCTGAAATAGATGTTTGTTCTTCTATTGAAACCGGTCTATTATGTTGTAAAGAAACAATTCCAGAAATCCATTCTTCAGCCCAACTTCTCCCATTAATATCGTCAATATCGGCTAAAGGACAAAAAGATATATTTTTACCTAAAATAATATCTTTTTCATTGTCTTTATTTGCCGAAAGTTCAAAAAATGACCCTCCTACTGCATTACAAAGTACGTATTGAGAACATAATTTATCAAAAACAAATACCTTTGAATTTTTATAACGAAACTGTTGGGCTGCAATAAAAGCGAGGAGTGCAGTTTTTCCTGAACCAGTAGAACCGATCATCAATGTGTGTCCAACATCTTTTACGTGTAAAGAACAGCGAAATGGCGTTCTTCCATATGACGCAGCGTAAAACATTGGGGGAGCTGGCTGACCTGTACTTTTATTATTATATTTGGGATTAGGATGTTCTGCTTCACCACTCCAAGCAGCAGTAAGTGGCATAATATGAGAAAGATTATGTGTCGAAATTAAAGGCTTCCTAACATTTGCATAAGCTACCGCTGGTATAGAACCTAGGTAAGCCTCAACGGCATTTACACTTTCTATAGAACAAGGAAACCTTAAATTTTCCAATATTCGGATTATTTCTTTAGAATTATTTTCAATATTTTCTTCATCTTGATCCATCAATACTATTGATGATGAATAAAACCCGAATGATATTTCATTTTTCTGATTTTCATTAACAGCTCGATCCGCATCATTCGCCATTGAAATTGCATCAGATGAAAGATAAGTTGTTGAAGAGCTTGATCCCAATTTGTCGTTCATAATTGCTTTAAACGATGTTTTCGATTCATCCCAATCTTTTCTTTTATCTTCAATAAATTTTCTTGAAGTTGCTTGATCTAAAAATATAAATCTGCTTGAGAATCTAAACTCAAAAGACATATTATTTAAAGCATCTAGAATTCCTGTATGTAGATAGCTAGGAAAAGATT from Silvanigrella aquatica encodes the following:
- a CDS encoding type IV secretion system DNA-binding domain-containing protein, producing the protein MNILINIFFTIYILCFFFLVFSTYKVSSYKLNNYKKKNILIIFLFLIAYIGIPTVITMSSMSNFLMKNYHFPSFDNFSSYHNMAFIYLREHYLTNYKIIMIFLFFISSLFMFGYVNKFFKYAKIIENKYEKYDLTSKLSVSFLTFGLAPILQGLEYLSKQNKVGTIRELEEGNEVIRDIKSAENRLVTELLVRNSTGYKFFKNFRLPKHIEVLNLLIIGGMGAGKTAFLTPIILQFFELKYRSLILDNKGDFCELLGEKEGVTILSPFDARSPSWNVAEDVATELEAIEFISQLIPLTGGSGDFFALAARDIALGAIKFLQKTKAYDWNMNEVLETVGSENILRILEEYHPGGLQTLRDCGYDPKTGKLLVGETSSGIFQNIRASLQNFDILARAWPQTVNGFSIKKWAKGDEEKTLFLIVPFKQLYPEISGFFSGIVIDLFVNETLNLPESRERRLGLFLDELGAIPRVKSLANGAKLLRGMGVCMFVGIQEVGVIRKKYEKDGGTEVILNAFSSKMVGRAETPEYAEYFVRMFGKNRYKKITRTRSMGTTGKYSLSLSEEQVVEDAISTGELSSIPPATLKNGAIFFLKISEMPVIFKLRFPIIPIKRPYQKCVEPEWMKRPSKELSIGLGSNSINNEINQPKIDQNLETLLTDISKINNNIQNENVLILANSEEINKDNENINKKNEDKKDTEADGTINLDLGSLNF